In Marinibacterium anthonyi, the DNA window CGCCTGACAGCTGCGACGGGCGCGCGTTTTCGAACCCCTTGAGGCCAACCAACTCGACCAGCTCCTCCGGCGCGCGGGCGGCGGGCTGGCCGGCGACCTCGATCGGCAGGCGGATGTTGTCCAGAACACTGCGCCAGGGCAGCAGGGTCGGGTCCTGGAAGACGAAACCGATCTCGTGCCGCTTGCGGGCGACGTCCGGTGCGCTGTCGCCGATGCGGATGGTGCCCGACGACGGCGGCATCACGTCGGCGATAAGGCGAAGAAGGGTGGATTTCCCACATCCGGACGGACCGATCAGCGCGGTAAAGGAGCCCGCGGCAAGGTGTTCGTCGATGCCATCCAGCGCGGTGATCGTGCGTGTCCCAATATTGAAGGTCTTGCTCACTTTTGAGAGGACAATTCCGGTCATGCCTTCTGCCTTTCGCGCGGCCCCGTGCAGTGGCAGCCGCTGCCGTAATAGTGTCGTTGCGCGGCCTCGATCCGGGCCGTGGCATCAGTGTCGATGTCGGTAAGGTTGGCCCGGGCCTCGGCCAGAAGCGCCGCTTCGGCGGCGGGCAGGTCAAGGCCGGTGAGGCGGTGGTTTTCGACCACCGGGCGGCCGGCGACGTACAGCGCTTCGACGTCGGCCTTGGCGGCCCGGGTCAGGAAGATGTCGCGCACGTCCGCGCGCCCAGGCATGACGTCGTGCATCATCCGAGAGGTGTTCACCACCATGAGGTCGGCGGGCGCGCCCGGGGTGATTTCGCCGCCTGCGTCGGGGCCCAGGATGGCGCGGCGGCCGTCCGACAGGACCGCCTGCCAGAGGCGGTCGGGATCCATGACATCGTCCAGCCCGAAACCACGGTGAAGCTGCCAGAGCAGGCGGAGTTCGCGCAGCGCGTCCTCGTCATCGTCAAAGGCCATGCCGTCAAGGCCCAGGCCCCAGCCGACGCCCGTTTCGAGGAAGGTCTTCACCGGGGCAATGCCGGACCGCAGGCGCAGGTTTGACGAGGTGTTGACCGATACCATGGCGCCGCGCGCCGCCAAAAGCGTGCAATCCTCGGGGCTTAGCCAGACTCCGTGAGCGACAGTCAGGCGGGAGGACAACAGGCCCAGCGTATCCAGATGGCGCACCAGCCCGCCGGGATAGGCGTGATCGGCCCAGTCGCGTTGGGCCTGCGTTTCATACAGGTGCATGTGCACGCGGCGGTCCAGCCGGTCCGACCGTTCGGCGATGTCCGCCAGCACGTCGTCGTCCACCCATTGCGGGCCGACCGGCCCGTATTGCGGCAGGAACCAGGGCGAAGCGAGGTCAAAGATCGCCTCGGCGTCGTCAAGCTGCTGATCCCAGGGGCGAACGCGATCCGCGCGGGCGGCCTGGGCCGCGGCAAGGTCGGGCGGCAGGGAGTCGAGAAAGGCGGACGGGTCGCCGTAGGTGATCGGGTTGCGGCCCATGATCGGCACGGCGAATGCGACGCGGATGCCGACGTCCTGCGCGGCGCGGGCCACGGCGCGGGCTTCGTCCAGCAGCGCCTTTGGGTCGGCGGTGTTGTGGCAATGGTTCAGCACGCCGATGCCCGACAGGGCCATGCGCCCAAAGGCGACGGCGGCGCGCAGGTAGGGATCAGTTTTGGGCTCTTGTCCCAGTTTCGAGATCCAGAGTTCCAGCGTGTCATCGCCCGCGCCGAAGGCCACGGTGCGCATGCCGCGCCCGTGATCGTGGGCATTGCACAGCGCGGGCAGGATCAGGCGGCCGGTGTCGCCGGTGCCGCCGGGATCAACCGACAGCACCGTTTCGGAAAAACTCACCCGGCCCGGACCGCCATGACCGCCGCCGCGGATCAGGGCGTCGTGGGCCAGGGTGACAGGCGTGAGGGACATCAGGAAAGCGACTCGTGTGCCTGCCTGATCAGATCCTGGGTCATCACGTCATCCACGGTGATCGCGCCGTCGTCGATCTCACCTGCGGCGACGATGGAGGCGATGCCTTCTTCGAAGACGTTGGGGTTGATCCAGAGAAGGCCGTTTTCGGCGGCATCTCCAACCGGCACGAAATCCTTCATCATCCGGGATTCGGCGGTCTGCGCGGTCAGGTCCAGGCCGCGCTGGCCGTATTTGTCGACCATCAGTTGCGCCATCTCGTCGGGGTGATCCAGGTGCCATTGCCAGCCCTTGATCTCGGCCCGAAGCCAGCGGATCAGCAGGTCGGGATCGGTTTCGACCTGTTCCTTTGAGGCGATCAGAACGCCGGCATAGCCCGGCACGCCAAGGTCGTTCATGTAGGCGACTTCGATATCCACGCCGCGGGTCTGCAGCATCACGCCCTGGTTGGTGGCCCAGCCGTAATAGCCATCGACCTGACCGGCGGCCAGGATGCCCGGATCGGTGCCGACGGGCACGTAGGTGACCGAGGACGGGTCGATCCCTGCCGCCTCGAGCAGGCCGGACATCTGCGGGCGGACACCGTCGGGCAGCGCGATGGTCTTGCCGGGGAAATCCTGAAGCCCCTTGATCGGGTTGGAAGCCAGCGACATCACCGCGCCGGGCGCCTTCTGCATGATGGCCCCGAAGGCGATGACCGGAACGTCGCGGATGTTGGCGCGGATCACGCCCTGCACGTCGGTGTCCGATGTCGTCGCCTGCCCCGAGGCCACGGCCACGTCGGACCCGATGCTGTTGGGACCGCCCGACAGGAATTCGGCCTCGATGCCCTCGTCGGCGAAATAGCCCTGTTCGATGCCGGCGAAATGGCCGCCGAACTGAATGGATTTGATCCAGCCCAACTGATGGGTGACCTTGTCCATGCCTTCGGCCATCGCCCGTCCGGGCAGGCCCATGGGCAGCAGCATCACGCCCGTGGCGCCGGCGGCGGATTTCAGCAGGTGGCGGCGAGACAGGCGCGGGGAGGAGTGAAGCTTGGTCATGGCTTGGCCTTTTCGGAACGTCTGCGGCAGGGACGCCGGGTGCACCGGCGGCGGACGGCAAGCGCCCGGTCGATCAGAGCCAAGCATCGGATCGGCGACAGACAAAGCACGGGACTCGGGGCGGGGCGCAGGATTTTCGATAATCCAAGCTTTGTCGATCATTTCGCCCAAACCGGCCGCAACTGCACAGATGTTGCGCAAAGCGCGAATTGGCGCGGCGGGCGGACGATGGACCGATGGACGCTGCGGGATGGAAAGAGGGAGGGATCTGAACATGACGATGCGAATCGAACTCGGGACCGGGATCGGGATTGGGATCGGGATTGGGCCGCGAACGGAGGGCGACTGCTGATGGGTACTCTTCTTGTGACCGGGTCCAAGCCGTTTGCCGGCCTGCCCGACAGCCCTTCGCAAAAGCTGCTGGGCCAGGTCGACTGCATGCAGGTGGGCGATCACCAGGTGGTGGCCGTGGCGACCGAGGTGCAGTTGGCGAAGGTGGCGGGCAACATCCGGCGGCTGATCGCGCAGCACCGGCCGGTGGCCTTCGTGGCGCTGGGTCTGGCGCCGGGCGAACCGGTGCTGCGCTGCGAGACCTCGTCGATCAACCGGCTGGATTTCGGCGTGGCGGACAATTACGGCGACCGGCCCACCGATGGACGGGCGATCGAACCGGGCGGTCCCGATGGGCGGCTGGCCACCTGGAATGCCGGGGCGCTGGTGCGGGCGATGCGGGATGGCGGCTATCCCGCCCGGGTGTCGCATTTCGCGGGCACGCATCTGTGCAACGCCACGCTGTACTGCGCGCTTGGCGCGATGGAGGCCGAAGGGCTGTCCGGCCCCGCCGGGTTCTTCCACCTGCCCTACCTGCCGGAACAGGTGGTGCGGTTCCTGGACGATGCCCCGCCCGGCGGAGACCTGGCGCCGATGACGCCGCGCGCCCTGCCTTCGATGTCGCTGGCGGACCAGTCGGCCGCCCTGCGCATCCTTCTTGAAACACTCGTACACCAAGCCCCGGGAGGCACACGATGACCGACCCCGACATTCCCGCCGCCTACACCCAGGCGCGCGGCATCGACCTGACCGAGATCCCCGTGATCGACCTGCACCCGTTCCGGACCGGCGGGCTGGCGGCGCGCCAGAAGGTGGCGCGCAAGATCGCCGAGGCCTGCCGCCACGTCGGGTTCTTTTACATCTGCGGTCACGGGATCAGCCAGGCGCTGATCGACGACGCCTTCGGGGCCAACAAGGCGTTCTTTGACCAACCGTTTGAAAAGCGGATGGAAAGCGCGGCGACCCGGGACCATTGGCGCGGCTATGTGCCGTCCAAGCTGGAAGGCGAAGGCGGTGCGGTGGGCGGGTCGATCCAGACCTTCCGGCTGATGCTGGACCTTGCGAAAAACGATCCCGACGTGCTGCTGGGCAAGCCGATGCACCTGCCCAACCGATGGGTCGACCACCTGCCCGGCTTCAACGAGACGGTGCAGACCTACATGGCCGAGATGGAGGTGCTGTCGAACGTGCTGCGCCGGGCCTTCGCGCTGGGGCTGGACCTGCCGGAGGAGTTCTTTGAGCCGTATTATCGCCGTCCGCTGATTCAGCAGAGCCTGCTGTATTATCCGCCCGCCGCCCGTCCCGAAGAGGTCAAGATCGGCGCGGGCGAACACCGCGACACCGGGGCCTTCACGATCCTGATGCAGGATGACACCGGGGGCCTTGAGGTCGGGCACCTGGAACACGAATGGGTGGCGGCGCCGCCGATCCGGGGCACCTACGTGATCAACATCGGCGACATGATGATGCGCTGGACCAACGGGCGGTTCGTGTCGACGATGCACCGGGTGGTGAACCGGGCGACGACGGCGCGCTATTCGATGCCCTATTTCGCCAATCCCGATTACGAAGCGATCATCGCCCCGATCCCCCAGTTGGTGGAACCGGGGACCGAAGCCGCCTATCCGCCCATCCATTTCGGCCAGTACATGGACGATTTCTACAAGATGGGCATGGCCTACCTGGATCGCGCGGCCTGAAGATCGGGCCACGCACGTTCCACTTCTTCGGGCCGCGGCAGCGATGCTGCCGCGGACGGGGTGGATCAGATGCGCCATGATCGATGTCACCCGGACAGGATTCAGCGCCAGAAACCACCGCGCCGCGCGTCGATATCGGCGCGGGTCACACCGACGTCGTCCAGAATGCGATTGGGCTGCTGGCTAAGGTAATCGTACTGGCGCATGTGGCGAATATGCCGGACAAGGCGCCCGAGCGGGCCGGGCCGTCGGGTGCGATAGGCAGGTGCAAGGCCGATGAAGGCCGCAATCAGGTTATAGGTCGTCATGGAATGAAACTCCGGGTCAATGTCTTTTTCAAACGTGCCGGGGCCAGGGCTGGCCCGCCCCAAAACGGGCAGCGGCGGTGTGTTTTGGCCGGCGGAACCGACGAACGTCTTGTGGCGCCCCGTCTCGCGGGGCAGCATTGACGTACTGCCGAAAGGGACCGGCCGAACAGGTCCGACCCCTCTCTGACCTGGCATATGGTTCGGCGGCGTGGTGGCGAGCGTTGTAATGCCAGTGGTATTTCGAATATCGAACCGTTTAATTTCGTCAGATACCCTATATCTGTCGGTGCTCCGTCAAGGGGTGTGGAGACGCAAGAATTGACCAGTGACACCATCCAGAACATCCAGGTCTCGCTTCTGGGCGAGTTGCGCGTGTGGCGTGACGGGCAGGAAGTCCCGCTGCCCGCTTCGCGCAAGTCCCGCGCATTGCTGGCTTTTCTGATCGCCACCGAACGCCCGCACCGGCGTGAACGGCTGTGCGAATTGTTCTGGGACCTGCCCGACGACCCCAAGGCCGCGCTGCGCTGGTCGCTGAGCAAGCTGCGCAAGGTGCTGGATTCGCCCGACCGGCCGCGCATCCTGGCCGACCGGGAACGGGTGACGCTGGACCTTGACAGCGTCAACGTCGACATGCGCGAGATCCGGGCGCAGCTGCGCGATGACCCCCAGGGGCTGCCGGTTGCGACGCTCAAGACGATGGCCCGGCAGATGGACGCGGTGCTGTGCGACGGGCTGGACGGCGCCGGGGACGACGGGTTCGACACCTGGCTTTATTCCGAACGCGCAGATGCGCGCACCGCCCAGGTCCAGATCCTGCGCGCGCTGGCCCTGCACCCGGACCTGCCCGCGATCGAAACCGACAAGTGGCGCCGTCTGTGGTCCGATGTCGATCCCGAGGGCGCTTCGGCCGCGCCCGTCCGGCCCCCCGCGCCGCCGCGCGACACCGGGGCGGAAACAGGGGCGGAAATCGGGGCCGAAATCGGGGCACAGACGGGGCTGCGCAGCCAGCGGATCGGCTTCTGCGAGGCGCCTGACGGGGCAAAGATCGCCTATGCGCGGGTGGGCACGGGGCGGCCGCTGCTGAAGGCGGCGAACTGGCTGACGCACCTGGAATTCGACTGGACCAGCCCGATCTGGGGCAAGTCCTTTGCCGAGATGGCGCGCGGGCGGACCTTCATCCGCTACGACGAACGGGGCTGCGGCCTGTCGGACTGGAACGTGAAAGACCTGGGCTTCGACGCCTTTGTCGAGGACCTGGAGCTGGTGGCCGACAAGCTGGGGCTTGAGCGGTTTCCGCTGCTGGGGATCTCGCAGGGGGCGGCGGTGTCGATCGAATATGCCGTGCGCCACCCCGAACGGGTGTCCGGCCTGATCCTGCTTGGCAGCTATGCCGCGGGCTGGATGCACCACGCCAGCCCCGAGGAAAAGGCCCGCCGCGAGGCCGTGCAGACCCTGACGCGGGTCGGCTGGGGCACCGACAACCCCGCGTACCGGCACATCTTTTCCCAGACCTTCATGCCCGATGCCGAACCCGGCGAACTGGCTTGGTTCGACGATTTCCAGAGGCTGACGACCTCGGCCGAAAACGCCGCCCGCTTCCAGGAGGCGTTTGGCACCATCGACGTGCGCGACAAGCTGGCCCAGGTCCGGGCGCCGACGATCGTGCTGCATTCACAAGAGGACCAGCGCATTCCACTGGCCGAGGGGCGCGCCGTGGCGTCGGGCATTCCGAACGCGGAATTCGTGCCGCTGGACAGCCGCAACCACGTGCTGGTCGATTATGAACCGGCCTGGCAGACCTGCATCGCCGCGATCCGGGATTTCCTGGCCGACAACGATATCTGACCGCTCAGCGGCCGATGACGCTCAGCCTTGTGGGCATCCGCAGCCTGGGCAGCGGCAGCCGGCGGGTTTCATGGCGCAGCTTTGGGCCATCGTCCGCGCCGCCTGCCCCGCAATAGCGCGCATAGACGAAACGCCGACCGTCCGGCGCCCAGCACGGCGCGTTCAGCGATCCCTGCCCGCCGAAGGCACAGCGCATCACCCGCGGCGCGCCGCCGTCCGCGGGGATCACCCGCAATTCGACCTCGCGCCCGAAGGGGTGGCCCCGGGTGCGGCGCGGATAGGTCAGGTAACAGACGTGGCGCCCGTCGGGGGACGGATGGGGGAACCAGTCCTGCCCGTCCGAACAGGTCATCCGCTGGGCATCCCGACCGTCGGGGCGCACCCGCCACAGCGACATCCCCTGCCCGCGGTCCGAGTTGAACCAGATCCATTGCCCATCGGGCGAGAATTCCGGCGCGTCGTAATGATGCCCGCTGCCCGGTTCGGCCTGAATCACGATCTGTTCCGGCATCCCGCCCAGGTCGCGCCGCGCAATGGTCCAGAGCCCTTCGCGCACGCAGGAATAGACGATCGACCGGCTGTCCGGCGCCCAGCCATGGAACCATGACGGCGTTTCGGGCACGATCATCTCGGGTTCCAGCGTATCAAGGCGCAGAACGTAGATCGCCGACCGGCCGTATTCCGTCATGTCCGTCACCGCCAGGCGCCGCCCGTCCGGGGACATCCCGTGATCGTTGTTGGTGCTGTGCAGCCGGTTGACAAAGACCTCCTCAAGCCGCCTGCGTCCGTCATTAAGCCAGATGCGGTACATCCGTCCCGCCGCGTTGACGATCAGGAACTGCCCGTCCGGCGACCAGCACGGCGCCTGGATCGGCAGGTTGGTCCTCAGCAGTACCTCGACCTCGCCTGTCAGGACATCGACAGCTTCGACCCAGGCCTCCATTCCCGGGGTCCAGTTTGTGATCACAGGTGTCACAACATCCATAGCAGCCCCTCTGACGCATTCCGCATCCACAGCATTTCAACTTATAAGTGTATCACCCCGCAATACACAGGTCATGCGATTGTCACACCTGTGGCGCCTTTTTCCGTCAAAACGTTGAAATTGCGCCGCACTCAGCGGGAATTTCCGTGACAATGCGCCGACACACGTGCCGTTATGGGGCGGCGAACCCCGATTGCGCGCTGAAAAATACGCAACCATCTGCCTGTGCAGCAGGCACCGGACAGAAGAATCCTTCGAACGCGGGACTTTTTTCGGCCAATACCACGGTCGTTACAACGGTCGGTTCCCATAATGATCGGGCAGGCGCATGTCCGGCGAGTCTCCATTCAACGACGGGACGATCCGGGTGACCCATATTTTCGGGTCCTTGACCGCGCCGATCGATTGGAATGGAGCGTGTTCATGCCGGCGACCGACATCCAGGTGGGATTTCTGGAAAAGTATTTGGGCTTCAGACCCTCCGCCGCGGTTCTTGCCGCCAGGGCACAGGCGGCGGCGCGGGAAGCGGAACGCAAGTACCGCGAGCGAAAGGCCCAGTTCGAGGCGATCACCGCGCAATTCGCGGGCCTGGCCCCGGCTGCTGACCCGGACGTGGGTCAACTCGCTCACCACGTCACCCAGATGACAAACCTTGAAGGCGCGCAGGATTTCGCGGCCGCGCTGGCCGAGCTTGAACAGGCCGTGCTGCTGGCGGGCGACATCCTGACCGCCGTGACGAACCTCAAGGCAACTGCGGACAAGCTGCGCGGGATCCTGGCGACCATGCCCGCCCTGCCGGCCGGCGCGACACCGGCCGACCAGGCCGTGCTGACCCAGGCTCAAACCGACATGACGGCCGCCCTGCAAGACGAATATCCAACCCCTGCCGAGGTCATTGCCGCACAG includes these proteins:
- the efe_3 gene encoding 2-oxoglutarate-dependent ethylene/succinate-forming enzyme; translation: MTDPDIPAAYTQARGIDLTEIPVIDLHPFRTGGLAARQKVARKIAEACRHVGFFYICGHGISQALIDDAFGANKAFFDQPFEKRMESAATRDHWRGYVPSKLEGEGGAVGGSIQTFRLMLDLAKNDPDVLLGKPMHLPNRWVDHLPGFNETVQTYMAEMEVLSNVLRRAFALGLDLPEEFFEPYYRRPLIQQSLLYYPPAARPEEVKIGAGEHRDTGAFTILMQDDTGGLEVGHLEHEWVAAPPIRGTYVINIGDMMMRWTNGRFVSTMHRVVNRATTARYSMPYFANPDYEAIIAPIPQLVEPGTEAAYPPIHFGQYMDDFYKMGMAYLDRAA
- a CDS encoding putative aliphatic sulfonates import ATP-binding protein — translated: MTGIVLSKVSKTFNIGTRTITALDGIDEHLAAGSFTALIGPSGCGKSTLLRLIADVMPPSSGTIRIGDSAPDVARKRHEIGFVFQDPTLLPWRSVLDNIRLPIEVAGQPAARAPEELVELVGLKGFENARPSQLSGGMQQRVAIARALALDPKVLLMDEPFGALDEITRQKMNIELLRIWADTGTTAILVTHSISEAVFMADRVLVLSAHPGRVADRIDIDLPRPRALELMQDPAFNALENAVRAALFSGERSAA
- a CDS encoding Arylesterase, which translates into the protein MTSDTIQNIQVSLLGELRVWRDGQEVPLPASRKSRALLAFLIATERPHRRERLCELFWDLPDDPKAALRWSLSKLRKVLDSPDRPRILADRERVTLDLDSVNVDMREIRAQLRDDPQGLPVATLKTMARQMDAVLCDGLDGAGDDGFDTWLYSERADARTAQVQILRALALHPDLPAIETDKWRRLWSDVDPEGASAAPVRPPAPPRDTGAETGAEIGAEIGAQTGLRSQRIGFCEAPDGAKIAYARVGTGRPLLKAANWLTHLEFDWTSPIWGKSFAEMARGRTFIRYDERGCGLSDWNVKDLGFDAFVEDLELVADKLGLERFPLLGISQGAAVSIEYAVRHPERVSGLILLGSYAAGWMHHASPEEKARREAVQTLTRVGWGTDNPAYRHIFSQTFMPDAEPGELAWFDDFQRLTTSAENAARFQEAFGTIDVRDKLAQVRAPTIVLHSQEDQRIPLAEGRAVASGIPNAEFVPLDSRNHVLVDYEPAWQTCIAAIRDFLADNDI
- the pcp gene encoding Pyrrolidone-carboxylate peptidase; amino-acid sequence: MGTLLVTGSKPFAGLPDSPSQKLLGQVDCMQVGDHQVVAVATEVQLAKVAGNIRRLIAQHRPVAFVALGLAPGEPVLRCETSSINRLDFGVADNYGDRPTDGRAIEPGGPDGRLATWNAGALVRAMRDGGYPARVSHFAGTHLCNATLYCALGAMEAEGLSGPAGFFHLPYLPEQVVRFLDDAPPGGDLAPMTPRALPSMSLADQSAALRILLETLVHQAPGGTR
- the triA_1 gene encoding Melamine deaminase — protein: MSLTPVTLAHDALIRGGGHGGPGRVSFSETVLSVDPGGTGDTGRLILPALCNAHDHGRGMRTVAFGAGDDTLELWISKLGQEPKTDPYLRAAVAFGRMALSGIGVLNHCHNTADPKALLDEARAVARAAQDVGIRVAFAVPIMGRNPITYGDPSAFLDSLPPDLAAAQAARADRVRPWDQQLDDAEAIFDLASPWFLPQYGPVGPQWVDDDVLADIAERSDRLDRRVHMHLYETQAQRDWADHAYPGGLVRHLDTLGLLSSRLTVAHGVWLSPEDCTLLAARGAMVSVNTSSNLRLRSGIAPVKTFLETGVGWGLGLDGMAFDDDEDALRELRLLWQLHRGFGLDDVMDPDRLWQAVLSDGRRAILGPDAGGEITPGAPADLMVVNTSRMMHDVMPGRADVRDIFLTRAAKADVEALYVAGRPVVENHRLTGLDLPAAEAALLAEARANLTDIDTDATARIEAAQRHYYGSGCHCTGPRERQKA
- a CDS encoding translocation protein TolB; the encoded protein is MDVVTPVITNWTPGMEAWVEAVDVLTGEVEVLLRTNLPIQAPCWSPDGQFLIVNAAGRMYRIWLNDGRRRLEEVFVNRLHSTNNDHGMSPDGRRLAVTDMTEYGRSAIYVLRLDTLEPEMIVPETPSWFHGWAPDSRSIVYSCVREGLWTIARRDLGGMPEQIVIQAEPGSGHHYDAPEFSPDGQWIWFNSDRGQGMSLWRVRPDGRDAQRMTCSDGQDWFPHPSPDGRHVCYLTYPRRTRGHPFGREVELRVIPADGGAPRVMRCAFGGQGSLNAPCWAPDGRRFVYARYCGAGGADDGPKLRHETRRLPLPRLRMPTRLSVIGR
- a CDS encoding ABC transporter, substrate-binding protein, aliphatic sulfonates family; protein product: MTKLHSSPRLSRRHLLKSAAGATGVMLLPMGLPGRAMAEGMDKVTHQLGWIKSIQFGGHFAGIEQGYFADEGIEAEFLSGGPNSIGSDVAVASGQATTSDTDVQGVIRANIRDVPVIAFGAIMQKAPGAVMSLASNPIKGLQDFPGKTIALPDGVRPQMSGLLEAAGIDPSSVTYVPVGTDPGILAAGQVDGYYGWATNQGVMLQTRGVDIEVAYMNDLGVPGYAGVLIASKEQVETDPDLLIRWLRAEIKGWQWHLDHPDEMAQLMVDKYGQRGLDLTAQTAESRMMKDFVPVGDAAENGLLWINPNVFEEGIASIVAAGEIDDGAITVDDVMTQDLIRQAHESLS